Proteins co-encoded in one Gracilimonas sp. genomic window:
- a CDS encoding GDCCVxC domain-containing (seleno)protein, with the protein MAETKLHSKITCPNCGFSLKQKMPTTSCQFFWECPECKSIIKPKDGDCCVFCSYGDTPCPSIQQEKFCC; encoded by the coding sequence ATGGCTGAAACCAAACTTCATTCTAAGATTACTTGTCCCAACTGCGGTTTTTCCTTGAAACAGAAAATGCCAACAACTTCCTGCCAGTTCTTTTGGGAATGCCCGGAATGTAAAAGCATCATCAAGCCTAAGGATGGAGACTGTTGTGTGTTCTGTTCTTACGGGGATACGCCTTGTCCTTCTATTCAGCAAGAGAAATTCTGTTGTTGA